A single region of the Halomicroarcula saliterrae genome encodes:
- a CDS encoding DUF7383 domain-containing protein, protein MSHRANYARCSFQQHLGPSADSLDVSWAEFSGNRTDEISFEVPTDAPVEPYVEMQVYDVGEFTHEIRVNGAELTGFDIAPGEGWQYWMDTIADTQLQQGQNTIQFRRDRDTDDAFIVGTAVVHWKEPVE, encoded by the coding sequence ATGTCACACCGGGCTAACTACGCTCGCTGTTCGTTCCAGCAACATCTCGGCCCGTCGGCCGACTCGCTGGACGTGTCCTGGGCCGAGTTCTCGGGGAACCGCACCGACGAGATCAGCTTCGAGGTCCCGACCGACGCGCCGGTCGAGCCGTACGTCGAGATGCAGGTGTACGACGTCGGCGAGTTCACCCACGAGATACGGGTCAACGGGGCCGAACTGACGGGCTTCGACATCGCGCCCGGCGAGGGCTGGCAGTACTGGATGGACACCATCGCCGACACGCAGCTCCAGCAGGGGCAAAACACCATCCAGTTCCGGCGCGACCGGGACACCGACGACGCCTTCATCGT